The following coding sequences are from one Pseudomonas mendocina window:
- a CDS encoding tripartite tricarboxylate transporter TctB family protein — protein sequence MYQRIFGIVLLLCCLGLAATAWGYHAPFSYEPVGPRAYPLLLLMLMGLGAIYLIAKPASATAEHDEPPLDRHVLSKVVGCVVILSIYAAVFELLGFIPASIIFAIAMARLYEGSWKVSVIAGVALGVGLYLLFDKALDVPLPLGILAALEN from the coding sequence ATGTACCAACGCATCTTCGGCATCGTGCTGTTGCTCTGCTGCCTGGGCCTGGCCGCCACCGCCTGGGGCTACCACGCGCCGTTTTCCTATGAACCTGTCGGGCCTCGCGCCTACCCACTGCTGCTACTGATGCTGATGGGCCTCGGTGCCATCTACCTGATCGCCAAACCGGCCAGTGCCACGGCGGAACATGACGAGCCGCCACTGGATCGCCACGTACTGAGCAAGGTCGTTGGCTGCGTGGTGATTCTCAGCATCTACGCCGCCGTGTTCGAACTCCTCGGATTCATTCCGGCAAGCATCATCTTCGCCATCGCCATGGCCCGCCTGTATGAGGGCTCCTGGAAGGTCAGCGTGATCGCTGGCGTGGCACTCGGCGTCGGTCTGTATCTGCTGTTCGACAAAGCCCTCGACGTACCCCTGCCGCTCGGCATCCTCGCCGCGCTGGAGAATTAA
- a CDS encoding tripartite tricarboxylate transporter permease, producing MDTLSYLGQGFGVALSPYNLLTALCGTLIGTVVGLLPGLGPINGVALLIPIAFALGLPPETALILLAAVYLGCEYGGRISSILLNIPGEASAVMTTLDGYPLARQGKAGVALSISAWSSFVGGLIATCGVVIFAPLLAKWAVAFGPAEYFVLMVFAIVCLAGMAGNKPMKTAIACCIGLFLSCVGIDSNSGVYRFTFGSLGLADGIQFVVLVLGLFSVSEILVLLERTHHGQKAIEAKGRMLFNLKEGLSVLATNLRSGALGFGLGILPGAGATLASAVAYMSEKRLAHKDNKFGNGDLRGLAAPETANSASACGSMVPMLTLGVPGSGTTAVMLGALTLYNITPGPLLFQNQPDIVWGLIASLFVANVMLIVMNVPMIKIFTKILAVPYWALVPAIAIITSIGVYAVHATTFDLFLMIGIGVAGYILRKLDFPLSAILLGFILGGLMEQNLRRALSISNGELGILFASPITWGVWTLIVGMIALPFYRSWRKRSQRQAEVADAA from the coding sequence ATGGATACCCTCAGCTATCTCGGTCAGGGCTTCGGTGTCGCCCTGAGCCCCTACAACCTGCTCACCGCCCTGTGCGGCACCCTGATCGGCACGGTGGTCGGCCTGCTGCCGGGCCTGGGCCCGATCAACGGCGTGGCGCTGCTGATCCCCATCGCCTTCGCCCTCGGCCTGCCTCCGGAAACCGCGCTGATCCTGCTCGCGGCCGTGTACCTGGGCTGCGAATACGGTGGCCGTATTTCCTCGATTCTGTTGAACATCCCCGGCGAAGCCTCGGCCGTGATGACCACCCTCGACGGCTACCCGCTGGCGCGTCAGGGTAAAGCGGGCGTTGCCCTGTCCATCTCCGCCTGGAGTTCCTTCGTCGGCGGCCTGATCGCCACCTGCGGTGTGGTCATCTTCGCCCCGCTGCTGGCGAAATGGGCCGTGGCTTTCGGCCCCGCGGAATACTTCGTGCTGATGGTATTCGCCATCGTCTGCCTGGCCGGCATGGCCGGCAACAAGCCGATGAAGACCGCCATTGCCTGCTGCATCGGCCTGTTCCTGTCGTGCGTGGGCATCGACTCGAACAGCGGTGTATACCGTTTCACCTTCGGTAGCCTGGGCCTGGCTGACGGCATCCAGTTCGTGGTGCTGGTACTCGGCCTGTTCTCGGTCAGCGAGATTCTCGTGCTGCTCGAGCGCACCCACCATGGCCAGAAGGCCATCGAAGCCAAAGGCCGCATGCTGTTCAACCTCAAGGAAGGTCTGTCGGTTCTGGCGACCAACCTGCGTAGCGGCGCATTGGGCTTCGGCCTGGGCATCCTGCCGGGGGCTGGTGCGACCCTGGCCAGTGCCGTGGCGTACATGAGCGAAAAACGCCTGGCGCACAAGGACAACAAGTTCGGCAATGGTGACCTGCGCGGCCTGGCTGCCCCGGAAACCGCCAACAGCGCCTCGGCCTGCGGCTCCATGGTGCCGATGCTGACTCTGGGCGTTCCCGGCTCGGGCACCACCGCGGTGATGCTCGGCGCACTGACCCTGTACAACATCACCCCTGGCCCGCTGCTGTTCCAGAACCAGCCGGACATCGTCTGGGGTCTGATCGCCTCGCTGTTCGTCGCCAACGTCATGCTGATCGTGATGAACGTACCGATGATCAAGATCTTCACCAAGATCCTCGCCGTGCCGTATTGGGCACTGGTACCGGCCATCGCCATCATCACCTCGATCGGCGTCTACGCGGTGCATGCCACCACCTTCGACCTGTTCCTGATGATCGGTATCGGCGTCGCGGGCTACATTCTGCGCAAGCTGGACTTCCCGCTGTCGGCCATCCTGCTGGGCTTCATCCTCGGTGGTCTGATGGAGCAGAACCTGCGTCGTGCACTGTCGATCTCCAACGGCGAGCTGGGTATCCTGTTCGCCAGCCCGATCACCTGGGGCGTGTGGACACTGATCGTCGGCATGATCGCCCTGCCCTTCTACCGCAGCTGGCGCAAGCGCAGCCAGCGTCAGGCTGAAGTGGCTGACGCCGCCTAA
- a CDS encoding AbrB family transcriptional regulator — protein sequence MSLSIASFNPRGWWPTPLAGALGGYLASLADWPLPWMVGSLLAVILLRCATDRPFSEVPGGRRVGQWLIASGIGLHFTSEVLEQVLTHWWVILIGALCPLLVSVTGIALLRRAGVDRATAFFASMPGGASEMVNLGLRHDAQSARVAAAHSMRLLLVVLLIPALFTWSLPNVPAPERFPVDWSWLVPLLLAGVALGVLWNKLNQPNPWMLGPLTVCAVASAMFDLHLALPAELGQFGQWLIGSALGCHFNRAFFRSAPGFLGRVLLSTLLAMLGAVALGELLAWLSGQDHLSLILGIMPGGIAELSLTAEALQLSVALVTALQVLRLFLVMFLAEPLFKLWCKSHA from the coding sequence GTGTCCCTAAGCATCGCTTCCTTTAACCCACGCGGCTGGTGGCCTACGCCACTGGCCGGCGCGTTGGGTGGTTACCTGGCCAGTCTTGCAGACTGGCCTTTGCCGTGGATGGTCGGATCACTGCTGGCAGTGATCCTGTTGCGCTGCGCCACGGATCGTCCCTTCAGCGAAGTGCCGGGCGGCCGCCGTGTCGGCCAATGGCTGATCGCCTCCGGCATCGGCCTGCACTTCACCAGCGAAGTGCTGGAGCAGGTGCTCACTCATTGGTGGGTCATTCTCATCGGAGCACTGTGCCCACTGCTGGTGAGCGTGACCGGTATTGCCCTGCTGCGTCGGGCCGGCGTCGACCGCGCCACCGCGTTCTTTGCCAGCATGCCGGGCGGCGCCAGCGAAATGGTCAACCTCGGCCTGCGCCACGACGCCCAGTCAGCCCGCGTGGCAGCGGCGCACAGCATGCGCCTGCTGCTGGTGGTGCTGCTGATTCCAGCGCTGTTCACCTGGAGCCTGCCCAACGTCCCGGCACCTGAGCGTTTTCCGGTGGACTGGAGCTGGCTGGTGCCGTTGCTGCTGGCGGGTGTCGCCCTGGGCGTACTGTGGAACAAATTGAACCAGCCCAACCCCTGGATGCTCGGGCCGCTGACCGTTTGTGCGGTGGCCAGCGCGATGTTCGACCTGCACCTGGCATTGCCGGCGGAGCTTGGCCAGTTCGGCCAGTGGCTGATCGGCAGCGCCCTGGGTTGCCATTTCAATCGCGCCTTCTTCCGCAGCGCACCGGGCTTTCTCGGCCGTGTGCTGCTGTCGACGCTGCTGGCGATGCTGGGTGCCGTGGCACTGGGCGAGCTACTCGCCTGGCTATCCGGCCAGGATCACCTGTCGCTGATCCTCGGCATCATGCCCGGCGGCATCGCCGAGCTCAGTCTGACGGCAGAGGCATTGCAGCTTTCGGTGGCCCTGGTCACCGCGCTACAGGTGCTCAGGCTGTTTCTGGTGATGTTCCTAGCCGAACCCTTATTCAAGCTCTGGTGCAAGAGCCACGCTTAG
- a CDS encoding LysR family transcriptional regulator, which translates to MELRQLRYFLKVVEHGSLGRAALELGVGTSALSQQISKLENELSTRLLTRSSTGVSPTPAGIAFQHHAQLTLRQAENAAQAAQRERMSGYVSVGFAPSTSSVLALPLIAVMRQRYPNIQLHLVEMLSGYLTSQLHARQLDLAILFHSDPGRRCRVRPLLDEKLFVIAAPNLPGMPTGDKVKLDELAQLPLVLPSVQHGLRTTISNAFAHSRCEPSVVMDIDGLALLMDTVKAGYAATIQPGSVAARAREQGLHVVQISDAHAGRRNLLVSLPDDELSPAALAARIAILDTTRELVGSARWPGAHLLDEHDA; encoded by the coding sequence ATGGAGCTGAGACAACTGCGTTACTTTCTCAAGGTGGTCGAGCACGGCAGCCTGGGACGTGCGGCCCTGGAGCTGGGCGTGGGAACCTCGGCCCTGAGCCAGCAGATCAGCAAGCTGGAGAACGAGCTCAGCACCCGCCTACTGACACGCAGCAGCACCGGTGTCTCACCCACCCCGGCGGGCATCGCCTTCCAGCACCATGCCCAACTCACCCTGCGCCAGGCGGAGAACGCCGCCCAGGCTGCGCAGCGAGAGCGCATGAGTGGCTACGTGAGCGTCGGCTTCGCCCCGAGCACGTCATCGGTGCTGGCGCTGCCGCTGATCGCGGTGATGCGCCAGCGTTACCCGAACATCCAGCTGCACCTGGTGGAAATGCTCTCCGGCTATCTGACCAGCCAGTTGCACGCGCGCCAGCTGGATCTGGCGATACTTTTCCACAGCGATCCGGGCAGGCGCTGCCGCGTCAGGCCCCTGCTCGATGAGAAGCTCTTCGTGATCGCCGCTCCCAACCTGCCTGGCATGCCCACCGGCGACAAGGTGAAGCTCGATGAGCTTGCGCAGTTGCCACTGGTGCTGCCCAGCGTCCAGCACGGCTTGCGCACCACTATCAGCAATGCCTTCGCCCATTCACGCTGCGAACCCAGCGTGGTGATGGACATCGATGGCCTGGCGCTGCTGATGGACACGGTCAAGGCCGGTTATGCCGCCACCATCCAGCCCGGCTCCGTCGCCGCCAGAGCGCGCGAGCAGGGGCTGCACGTGGTGCAGATCAGCGATGCCCATGCAGGTCGGCGCAACCTGTTGGTGTCCCTCCCCGACGATGAGCTGTCTCCCGCGGCCCTGGCCGCACGCATAGCGATCCTGGATACAACCCGCGAGCTGGTCGGCAGTGCTCGCTGGCCCGGCGCTCATCTGCTGGATGAGCATGACGCCTAA
- the tcuA gene encoding FAD-dependent tricarballylate dehydrogenase TcuA, translating into MIDVLVIGGGNAALCAALMAREAGASVLLLEGAPRAWRGGNSQHTRNLRCMHEAPQDVLVDAYPEEEFWQDLLKVTGGQTDEHLARLVIRASSNCRDWMRSHGVHFQPPLSGALHVARTNAFFMGGGKALVNAYYRSAERLGVEIRYDTPVDDIELDGDRFVAAHISAREVDGKQYSAERIEARTCVLAAGGFESNREWLREAWGVNERGEWPADNFLIRGTRFNNGVLLRKLIDAGAETIGDPTQAHMVAIDARAPLYDGGICTRIDCVSLGVVVNCEGERFYDEGEDFWPKRYAIWGRLVAQQPRQVGFSIIDQKAIGRFMPPVFPGTTANSLEELASKLGLPVDAFVKTLQAYNSACVGDDFDHTRLDGCHTEGVTPAKTNWARPIDTPPFYGYPLKPGVTFTYLGLKTDDTAAVHFAGKPSANLFVAGEMMAGNVLGKGYTAGVGMSIGTAFGRIAGSQAAAAAGHRRHTTSDGESRAIA; encoded by the coding sequence ATGATCGATGTTCTGGTTATAGGCGGTGGCAACGCCGCACTATGTGCCGCGCTGATGGCCCGAGAGGCCGGGGCCAGCGTACTGCTGCTGGAAGGCGCCCCACGCGCCTGGCGTGGCGGCAATTCGCAGCACACCCGCAACCTGCGTTGCATGCACGAGGCCCCGCAGGATGTTCTGGTCGATGCCTATCCTGAAGAAGAATTCTGGCAAGACCTGCTCAAAGTCACCGGTGGGCAGACCGACGAGCACCTGGCGCGCTTGGTCATCCGAGCATCGTCCAACTGCCGCGACTGGATGCGCAGCCACGGCGTGCACTTCCAACCACCCCTGTCCGGCGCCTTGCACGTGGCACGCACCAACGCCTTCTTCATGGGCGGCGGCAAGGCGCTGGTCAATGCTTACTACCGTAGTGCTGAGCGCCTGGGTGTCGAGATCCGCTACGACACACCCGTCGACGACATCGAACTGGACGGTGATCGCTTCGTCGCCGCGCACATTAGCGCGCGGGAAGTCGATGGCAAGCAGTATTCAGCCGAGCGCATAGAAGCGCGCACCTGCGTGCTGGCAGCCGGCGGCTTCGAGTCCAATCGCGAATGGTTGCGCGAAGCCTGGGGCGTCAACGAACGCGGCGAGTGGCCAGCGGACAACTTCCTGATTCGCGGCACCCGCTTCAACAACGGCGTACTGCTGCGCAAGCTGATCGATGCCGGTGCCGAGACCATCGGCGATCCGACACAGGCTCACATGGTGGCCATCGACGCTCGTGCGCCGCTCTATGACGGCGGCATCTGCACCCGTATCGACTGCGTCTCGCTCGGCGTAGTGGTCAACTGCGAGGGTGAACGTTTTTACGACGAAGGCGAGGACTTCTGGCCCAAGCGCTACGCCATCTGGGGTCGGCTGGTCGCCCAACAACCTCGCCAGGTGGGGTTTTCGATCATCGATCAGAAGGCCATCGGGCGCTTCATGCCACCGGTATTTCCCGGCACCACGGCCAACAGCCTGGAAGAACTCGCCAGCAAACTCGGCCTGCCGGTCGACGCCTTCGTGAAGACCCTGCAAGCCTACAACAGCGCCTGCGTGGGCGACGACTTCGACCATACCCGCCTCGACGGCTGCCACACCGAAGGCGTGACGCCGGCCAAGACCAACTGGGCACGCCCCATCGATACCCCGCCTTTCTACGGCTACCCGCTCAAGCCAGGGGTGACCTTCACCTACCTCGGCCTGAAGACTGACGACACGGCCGCCGTGCACTTCGCCGGCAAGCCCAGCGCGAACCTGTTCGTCGCCGGAGAAATGATGGCGGGCAATGTCCTCGGCAAGGGCTACACGGCGGGCGTCGGCATGTCCATCGGCACTGCTTTCGGCCGTATCGCAGGAAGCCAGGCTGCCGCGGCAGCCGGTCATCGCCGCCATACAACAAGCGACGGAGAATCCCGTGCAATCGCCTGA
- the tcuB gene encoding tricarballylate utilization 4Fe-4S protein TcuB, translating into MQIASPSKKAEQQNLIPLLNVHEAEVDRQMHICNACRYCEGFCAVFPAMTRRLDFAKADVHYLANLCHNCGACLHACQYAAPHEFAVNVPQAMAKVRLNTYVEYAWPGKLGTLYERNGLTLSLALAGSLALFLLLTLLVKGTLFPGPLAGNFYAIFPHNTLALMFGGAFGFAILALAIGVTRFWRAISPTDAQALASGAAVAEASGAVLKLKYLDGGHGEGCNNESDRFTLWRRRFHHFTFYGFMLCLASTSVATLYHYLLGLQAPYPLLSLPVVLGTLGGIGLLIGPAGLLWLNYRRDPAHGDRAQAPMDRGFIVLLFLISLTGLALLAWRDTGAMALLLAIHLGMVMAFFLTMPYGKFAHGIFRSAALLKYAIEKRQPDNLKLGSD; encoded by the coding sequence ATACAAATCGCCTCTCCAAGCAAGAAAGCGGAGCAGCAAAACCTGATTCCCCTGCTTAACGTCCACGAAGCCGAAGTCGACCGGCAGATGCACATCTGCAACGCCTGCCGTTACTGCGAAGGTTTCTGCGCCGTGTTCCCGGCCATGACCCGTCGACTGGATTTCGCCAAGGCCGACGTCCATTACCTGGCCAACCTCTGCCACAACTGCGGCGCCTGCCTGCATGCATGCCAATACGCCGCACCGCACGAGTTCGCCGTGAACGTGCCGCAGGCCATGGCCAAGGTGCGCCTGAACACCTATGTCGAGTACGCCTGGCCAGGCAAGCTCGGCACACTCTACGAGCGCAACGGCCTGACCCTGTCGCTGGCCTTGGCAGGCTCGCTGGCGCTGTTCCTGCTGCTGACCCTGCTGGTCAAAGGCACGCTGTTTCCCGGGCCGCTGGCCGGTAACTTCTACGCGATCTTCCCGCACAACACGCTGGCCCTGATGTTCGGCGGCGCCTTCGGTTTCGCCATTCTCGCCCTGGCCATCGGCGTCACGCGCTTCTGGCGGGCGATCAGCCCCACCGACGCGCAAGCGCTCGCCAGTGGAGCCGCCGTAGCGGAAGCCTCCGGTGCGGTGCTCAAGCTCAAGTACCTCGACGGCGGCCATGGCGAGGGCTGCAACAACGAAAGCGACCGCTTCACCCTCTGGCGCCGCCGCTTCCACCACTTCACCTTCTACGGCTTCATGCTGTGCCTGGCCTCCACCAGCGTGGCCACGCTTTACCACTACCTGCTCGGCCTGCAGGCGCCTTATCCACTACTCAGTCTGCCGGTCGTGCTCGGCACGCTGGGCGGCATCGGCCTGCTCATCGGGCCTGCCGGATTGCTGTGGCTCAACTATCGCCGTGACCCGGCGCATGGTGACCGCGCCCAGGCGCCCATGGATCGCGGCTTCATCGTGCTGCTGTTCCTGATCAGCCTGACCGGCCTGGCCTTGCTGGCCTGGCGCGATACCGGCGCGATGGCCCTGCTGCTGGCGATTCACCTGGGCATGGTGATGGCGTTCTTCCTGACCATGCCGTACGGCAAGTTCGCCCACGGCATCTTCCGTAGCGCGGCGCTGCTCAAGTACGCCATCGAGAAGCGCCAGCCGGACAACCTCAAGCTCGGCAGCGACTGA
- a CDS encoding tripartite tricarboxylate transporter substrate binding protein gives MKNRLTCAALLTSGLLAAGMALAEPKRPECIAPAKPGGGFDITCKIAQSGLKDSGLLKAPMRVTYMPGGIGAVAYNAVVALRPKEPGVITAWSSGSLLNLAQGKFGRYDEKAVRWLAAIGTDYGAITVHRDSPLKTFDDLIKQLEKAPSELVIGAGGTVGSQDWMQAALVARSAHIDPQALRYVAFEGGGEPMTALLGGHVHAIVSGFGEATAQLEAGNVRILAVMAEERLPGKLADIPTAKEQGYDVVWPIVRGFYMGPEVSDEDFAWWQERFETLLAEEGFDKTREQFDLLPFAKTGKDLEQFVHEQVAEYKVLADEFGLLR, from the coding sequence ATGAAAAACCGCCTCACCTGCGCCGCGCTGCTGACCTCTGGTCTGCTTGCCGCCGGCATGGCACTCGCCGAACCCAAACGCCCCGAATGCATCGCACCAGCAAAGCCCGGTGGCGGTTTCGACATCACCTGCAAGATCGCCCAGAGCGGCCTGAAGGACAGCGGCCTGCTCAAGGCGCCCATGCGCGTCACCTACATGCCCGGTGGCATCGGCGCCGTCGCCTACAACGCAGTGGTCGCACTGCGGCCGAAAGAACCCGGCGTCATCACCGCCTGGTCGAGTGGTTCGCTGCTGAACCTGGCGCAAGGCAAGTTCGGTCGCTATGACGAAAAGGCCGTACGCTGGCTCGCCGCCATCGGCACCGATTACGGCGCGATTACCGTGCACCGCGACTCGCCGCTGAAAACCTTCGATGACCTGATCAAACAGCTGGAAAAGGCGCCATCGGAACTGGTCATCGGCGCGGGCGGCACCGTCGGCAGCCAGGACTGGATGCAGGCGGCGCTCGTCGCCCGCAGCGCGCATATCGATCCGCAGGCACTGCGTTACGTGGCCTTCGAGGGCGGCGGCGAACCCATGACGGCGCTGCTCGGCGGCCACGTGCACGCCATCGTCAGCGGCTTTGGTGAGGCCACGGCGCAGCTGGAGGCAGGCAACGTGCGCATCCTCGCAGTGATGGCCGAAGAACGACTGCCGGGAAAACTCGCGGATATTCCCACCGCGAAAGAGCAAGGTTATGACGTCGTCTGGCCTATCGTGCGTGGCTTCTACATGGGCCCAGAGGTCAGCGACGAGGACTTCGCCTGGTGGCAGGAGCGCTTCGAAACCTTGCTTGCCGAGGAAGGTTTCGACAAGACCCGCGAGCAGTTCGACCTGCTGCCCTTTGCCAAGACGGGCAAGGATCTGGAGCAGTTCGTCCATGAACAGGTGGCCGAGTACAAGGTGCTGGCGGACGAGTTCGGCCTACTGCGCTAA
- a CDS encoding RluA family pseudouridine synthase, which yields MPSPAMRPSTLHLPLGEWTTVLDCLCDHFPAIDRATWLQRMTTDKVLDGAGVPIGPEHPYRVGLKVRYFREVPNETPIPFEEQVLWQDEHLLVADKPHFLPVMPAGEYVEQTLLARLVRRTGNPDLVPIHRIDRLTAGLVLFSVSPSSRGQYQALFRERQVEKRYEAIAPALPQLQFPYLHRSRMVDGEPFFRMQEVAGQANSETLIEVLEQRGALWRYGLSPVTGRKHQLRVHLAGLGAPIVGDDFYPELQASRNQPDDYGKPLKLLARGLRFVDPVSGQPREFDSALQLQW from the coding sequence ATGCCCAGCCCCGCCATGCGCCCCAGCACCCTTCACTTGCCCCTGGGCGAATGGACAACGGTGCTTGATTGCCTGTGCGATCACTTTCCGGCCATCGATCGTGCCACCTGGTTGCAGCGCATGACGACGGACAAGGTGTTGGATGGCGCGGGTGTGCCTATCGGCCCCGAGCATCCTTACCGCGTCGGGCTCAAGGTGCGTTACTTCCGCGAAGTGCCGAACGAAACGCCGATTCCCTTCGAAGAACAGGTGCTATGGCAGGACGAACACCTGCTGGTGGCGGACAAGCCGCATTTCCTGCCAGTCATGCCGGCCGGTGAATACGTCGAACAGACTCTGCTGGCACGGCTGGTCAGGCGCACTGGCAATCCCGACCTGGTGCCGATCCACCGCATCGACCGGCTGACTGCCGGGCTGGTGCTGTTTTCGGTGAGCCCGAGCAGTCGCGGTCAGTATCAGGCGCTGTTTCGCGAGCGGCAGGTGGAGAAGCGCTACGAGGCCATCGCCCCGGCACTGCCGCAGCTGCAGTTTCCCTACCTGCATCGTTCGCGCATGGTGGATGGCGAGCCGTTCTTCCGCATGCAGGAGGTGGCTGGGCAGGCCAATAGCGAGACGCTGATCGAGGTGCTGGAACAACGTGGTGCGCTGTGGCGTTACGGCCTGTCACCGGTGACGGGCAGGAAGCATCAGTTGCGGGTGCATCTGGCCGGGCTTGGCGCGCCTATCGTGGGCGATGATTTCTACCCCGAGTTGCAGGCGTCGCGGAACCAGCCGGACGACTACGGCAAGCCGCTCAAACTGCTGGCGCGGGGTTTGCGTTTCGTCGACCCCGTGAGCGGCCAGCCACGTGAGTTCGACAGTGCTCTGCAGTTGCAGTGGTGA
- a CDS encoding COG3650 family protein: protein MSITRSLLTSIALLPLLAACQVYTGKPEGPPPATRLQGQVQVENGQLTFTPCQEQRRFVLADAGNTGIEREASQLGNDLFADLAGRLGGSQGKGNDGRFEISQIYRLQNEGHGCDDLNFKRLTLRASGNEPFWQVEVGSKGLVLNRPEHEPLALPYLEEQLPDGRLNFSSEANGQRLDLWLAPQRCVDGMSGAVNHLSAELRLDGQVMRGCAHFGGARN from the coding sequence ATGTCCATCACCCGTTCCCTGCTCACCAGCATCGCCCTACTCCCGCTCCTGGCCGCCTGCCAGGTCTACACCGGCAAGCCGGAAGGTCCGCCTCCGGCCACCCGTCTGCAGGGCCAGGTGCAGGTCGAGAATGGCCAGTTGACCTTCACCCCTTGCCAGGAGCAACGCCGCTTCGTGCTGGCCGATGCCGGCAACACCGGTATCGAACGCGAAGCCAGCCAACTCGGCAATGATCTGTTCGCCGATCTGGCAGGCCGCCTGGGTGGCAGTCAGGGCAAAGGCAACGACGGGCGCTTCGAGATCAGTCAGATCTATCGCCTGCAGAACGAAGGCCATGGCTGCGACGATCTCAACTTCAAGCGCCTGACCCTGCGCGCCAGCGGCAACGAGCCGTTCTGGCAAGTGGAAGTCGGCAGCAAGGGCCTGGTACTCAACCGCCCCGAGCATGAGCCGCTGGCCCTGCCCTATCTGGAAGAACAACTACCGGACGGCCGCCTCAACTTCAGCAGCGAAGCCAACGGCCAGCGTCTCGACCTGTGGCTGGCGCCGCAGCGTTGCGTCGACGGCATGAGTGGCGCAGTCAATCACCTCAGCGCCGAGCTGCGTCTCGACGGCCAGGTGATGCGTGGCTGCGCGCACTTCGGCGGCGCGCGTAACTGA
- a CDS encoding LysR family transcriptional regulator, with product METLANLESFVRSAESGSFSAAARRLALTPAAVSRNVAMLERNLGVRLFQRSTRKLTLTEAGETFLNAIGDNLESLQNAIAAVSADDGQPAGVLKISVAPSFGLDYLLPLLPEFLQRYPRVRPEWHFENRAVDLIAEGYDAAIGGGFELATGVVARTLAALHVIAFASPAYLARHQLPADPSGLIELDGIVMRSLSSGRIRTWNMRTVQGDEVAAAMRETIVVNDPAAVREAALLGLGVAMLAVPDVLPWLESGELVRVLPRWWADAGALSLYYPSRQLLPGKTRSFIDFVVEAFEREDYARRFAGSLG from the coding sequence ATGGAAACGCTCGCCAATCTTGAATCCTTCGTACGCAGTGCCGAGAGCGGCAGCTTCTCGGCGGCTGCACGTCGCCTTGCTCTGACGCCGGCAGCGGTGAGCCGCAATGTCGCCATGCTGGAGCGCAACCTGGGCGTACGGCTATTCCAGCGCTCGACTCGCAAGCTGACGCTGACCGAGGCTGGAGAGACGTTCCTCAATGCCATTGGCGACAACCTGGAGTCTCTGCAGAACGCCATCGCCGCCGTATCCGCCGATGATGGCCAGCCGGCCGGTGTGCTCAAGATCAGCGTGGCGCCATCCTTCGGGCTCGATTACCTGCTGCCGCTATTGCCCGAGTTTCTCCAGCGCTATCCCCGGGTAAGGCCCGAGTGGCACTTCGAGAACCGGGCGGTCGATCTGATTGCCGAAGGCTACGATGCGGCCATTGGTGGCGGCTTCGAACTGGCGACTGGCGTGGTTGCTCGAACGCTGGCTGCGCTGCATGTCATCGCTTTCGCTTCGCCCGCTTACCTGGCTCGTCACCAGTTGCCAGCCGACCCTTCGGGGTTGATCGAGCTGGATGGCATCGTCATGCGCTCCCTTTCTTCGGGGCGTATCCGCACCTGGAACATGCGCACCGTGCAGGGCGATGAGGTGGCCGCTGCGATGCGAGAAACCATCGTGGTCAATGATCCTGCGGCCGTGCGAGAAGCGGCGCTGCTGGGCCTGGGGGTGGCGATGCTTGCCGTGCCCGATGTGTTGCCCTGGCTGGAGTCGGGCGAGCTGGTGCGGGTGCTGCCGCGATGGTGGGCGGATGCCGGCGCGTTGTCGCTGTATTACCCCAGCCGTCAGTTGCTGCCGGGCAAGACGCGCAGTTTCATCGACTTCGTGGTCGAGGCCTTCGAGCGGGAAGATTATGCGCGGCGTTTCGCCGGCAGTCTGGGCTAG